The genomic stretch cAGGGGAAGCTGGCTTAGTCCTGGAGAGGTAGGTATGCAGAGATGAGCTGAACGGGATCTTTCTGCTACGGCAGGTCACAGTCTGAGATCCTGCGAGCTTTAAggacccctgcccccaggcttGATGCCACCACGACATGCCCTTCTATGACTCCTCTTGTTCACTTACGTATTCCTGGCTCCTGGATTAGTTCTTGGCGTTTAACAATAATTGTTGGCTGTGTGCCTTTCCTTTagccgccctcccccccccccccccgcccccgtatTCTTTCACTCTTGCTCTTGAAAACGGGAGACCCATTATCTTGACGAAAACATTGAATCCTCTCCGTCCCGTTGGTTTggaaacacttttctttctttctcttacatcTAGGTCATTTTATACCACCTGAAAAGGTACACGAAGAACTTTTTAGAGAGTGGCATATTCCATTTAAAAAGCCATCCTTTCCAGCAGTGAAACGGTATAATCAGAATCGGACACTTCTTCAAAAGCTACAGATGGAGGAgcgatttaaaaagaaagaaaagttactcAGGAAGAGATTAGCCAAAAAAGGAATTGATTATGATTTTCCTCCACTGGTAAATATTCTTtcacaaaatgtttttcatagtttttcaCGGGGTGAGCTTTGTTCCTCAATAATTACAGCCTGTTTATGGTTTTATACATAAAGTGTCTAGCCCAGTGTTGAGGCTTTGTCTAAGTTTTTGAAACCTTGCACTGTAGGTTTCTTCTAAAAGTTTGTTAGCGTAGATCCCGTTATTTCCAttatacagaagaggaaactctTGAAAGGGGTTAGGtcatttgcaaaatttttatGATCTGTTTTTAAGTTACTGAAGTTAAACCACTGTTTAACCAAAAACTATAATGCTTATAGAAAACTATTGAAGATGTCATTCAGAATGAAATGTTTGGTTTATTATATGCTCTCCTTAAACATCAAGGCTGTGAATCAACGATCTTTCTTATTGCCATTCTGATTTTGgaattagaaatatttcttcttaaCATATAGATTGGAATTAACCAATAAGCGTCAGTTCTGCGAATTAAATGAGCCAGGGGTTGAAATATACGAGACAACTTAATGAAAATGAGTTAGCACGGATTTTCAAATTCCTGGCTGTTCACTTCTTGCTCGAATCCTAAACACACACTTTCCCAGTAGGTGTTAAAATAGCGTGTCACCGTCCCAGGGCCCTGGCGCTCGTGGGAACCGTGTGAGAGCCGGGACAGTGAAGCTGCAAAACAGGCCTGCAAAAAATGACTCTCCCATAGCCTGTTTGCTGGTTTTTGCAAGAGCAGCCCTGTTTCGTTGCCCAATCCTGAACTTGGCTAAGACGGGGCCCGCCTTTTCGCATTCTTCCAGttcacgtttctttttttttttttttttttaatatatatatttgtgtgtgtatatatatatattttttgtttgttttggtttttttgagagagagaatcccaagcaggctccacactgtcaacgcggAGCCCAGTTGACATCACAACCcaagccagtatcaagagtcggACTTTAACCAACTGTAGCTTTTGTTGTTACCATTCCTCTGGTTCACATCTGACTCGGGTTTCTGTATGGCCAACTTCAGGTTTGGCCCTACTTCAACCTCCACAGCTGTGCCCATTCCTTAGTGAGGGTCTCTCTCCCAGTTTTGCCTTAAGATCatgagttttggtttttaaattgaaATGCTTTGTCATTTGGAGAGGATTTACTGATTATGCGTGTAAGGATCTAATAAGTTAAGCATGTAAATGGCGTACATATGTGACATTGccagttcatttctttatttaaggttttatgtaaaaagaaaaaaagaagtgcttCAGACACTGGTCTTCAGAAATCTACAAATAGCcaggtaaaattttttttatcatgttataTGCCAGGTATAAGGGAAAGATAAATGGGGAAATACATATTCAAGACTACTGTTGCTGATAAATATGCAGATTGGTGAAGTCTCTTAAAATTTGTTGAAGGTCTtatcaaagaagaagaagaaaaaagctcCGTGTACTCCTGGCACCCCTGAGCAGACTGTGGATAGCCAGGTAAAATTGTGTTCACTGTTCTGGAAATGGGGTATTATAGAAATGATTTGAAAGAggaaaagcaggggcacctggctggctcagttggtggagcgtgtgactcttaatctcagggtcgtgagttgtagccccatgatgggtgtagagattactttaaaaaggtaaaagaggAAAAGCAGTCCATGCTGCTGtcactttattaaaatttcagatttaaCCTTGTGATTGTTTTAGTAAATCCTGGTGATTTGGCAGATGCAGTGAGCTTAGCAAAAGTTACTGTGAGCGTATGGCACTGTTTACCTTTTCGGCAAAGTGACCGAGTCAGTAGGGAGAAATGAGGCTACCATCTTTACAAATGTGAGACTAGTTTTCTCCCTAATACCCTATAATGGAGCACGTTCTATTCCAGTTAATTGTGAGCTTGACACTAACTTTGGTAAGGGCCTAGGCTGTGTTATGTGCACTTGTATCACCAAAAGGTATAAACAGGCCTAAAATAACACAGGGGAACTTGTAAAAATATAGGGCAAggagtatgggggggggggggggggggtaaagtcATTCCTaatatcttcctttatttctctattaCAATGTTTTACTCATTGAATCCAGGGCCCCACACCAGTTTGCACACCAACATTTTTGGAGAAGCGAAAATCggaagtggctaaaatgaacgtTGACGATAAAGATAACGAAATAGTTTTCAAACAGCCTGTACCTGGtgtaaaagaagaaacacagcagACTCAAACACCTACACGCTCAAGGAAAAAAAGACGAAGAAAAGGCAATCAGTGATTCTAAATGTATtatatttcttctgaaaaatgtgattttattgtgAGGGCTAATTCTTTGTATTTAACTACGTGCAGTGAAATGCAGCCATTGACAGGGTTCTTGGAGGACAAACTGTCAGTAAGGAAAACGGTCAGTAACCGGCTTACCTGCCCTTGCTGGCATTGCAGCGTGCAGTAGCTGGGCTCACGCTGCCTCTTTGTCCTGGTCTCTAGTTTTCTTTGCACATTTCATAGCTGTCTTTAGTTTCTCTTCCTGGATAGAAAAGTCCCCACTTACTGCAGCTTTTATTGTTACCATCAGATAAAGAATACAGACTCTTGCTTGACCATCTACATGGTTCTCTGTTAGACTGTGCACAGCTAACCCATAAGAGCACTTGAACATCATGTGATGGAAACTGGAAGTTAAATTACTTGGAGAGTGAGAAAGCCCTTCAAGTATATGTACGTGAGTGCTTTTACCAAGTTAAGTCTTTGGGGGGCTAGCAAGGTTTAATGACTGTCATTTTGTGTTCGTATCATCAATGTGGAATTGTATCTCAAGAATCAGTGACCAGCAAATAAACTTTTTCTACAATTCATTTATATGCAAGTGGGATTTGggtgtctttcctttttaagtgcttatttaaattccagtgtagttaccGTAGAGTgctatattggtttcaggtgtgcagtatagtgaccccccccccccccccccccccccccacacacacacttcatacaacacccggtgctcatcacaagtgtcctccttaatccccatcaccagtttcacccatcccccacccacctcccctctggggacCATcagttctccatagttaagagtctgtttcagggctcctggggggctcagtcggtgaagcatccaacttcagctcaggtcacaatgtcagcgtgtgagttcgagccctgcatcgggctctgtgccgacagccaggagcctgcttcagattctgtctcactcaaatgtaaatatttttctttaaaaaacagtatttcttggtttgccttttttttttttcattttttctctttgtttcttaaattccacgtctgagtgaaatcatggtatttgtctttctctggctgacgttttgcttagcgtaatactccagctccatccatgtcgttgcaaatggcaagatttttttttttacggttgACTAGTATTCCATCATAAGGACCTGGGTGTTGTGAAGTAAACAAGTAGGTTTTCACCTTCTCaactattttaaagtttctgatactcttgaaatttgcttttgtttagcTAATCCAGATTTACTAAAAATGCCCGTTGCCAGCAAACATTTTTTCATCTGGTATTTGTTAAGTCTTTAATAATGAGACACTGAGCTAGGTGTTCtgacataaaatggaaataaggatTTGTTTCAAGTGTATGCAAAGAGCAGATTTTTACGTCTAGAATGGTAGCTGGCCTAGAATACACTcaagtatttttgcttttttatttttttaaatttacatccaaatcagcatgtagtacaacaatgatttcaggagtagattccttaatgccccttacccatttagcccatcccccctcctgcagcccctcccataaccctcagtttgttctccatatttatgagtctcttctgttttgtccccctccctgtttttatattgttttgtttcccttcccttgtgttcatgttttgtctcttaaagtcctcatatgagtgaagtcatatgatttctgtctttctctgactaatttcacttagcgtaatttCACTTCTCTAGTtacatccatgtcgttgcaaatggcaagatttcattctttttgattgccgagtaatattccattttatatatatatatatatatatatatatatatacaccacatctttatccattcatccatcaatggacatttgggctctttccatactttggcgctataaacatgggggtgcatgtgtcccttcaaaacagcacacctgtatcccttgggtaaatacctagtagtgcaattgctgggttgtagggcagttttagttttttgaggaacctccatactgttttccagagtggctgcaccagcttgcattcccatcaatacGTATTTGATGCGTAACATCTTGCTCCCCTTTTTGAACCACTTCTCAGCCTTGTGGATCTGGATGTCCGTCTGGTTCCCCTCCTGGGAAAGCTCCGGGAAGCACGTCATTGCACCTTCACCTCCCAGCGGGCATATGCACTGTGAAGCTCACACGTGTACATTGCAAGAGGAGTTGAATACTTCCTTCTTCCCAGCCTGCCACCCATCCACCCCGTTCAGGCTGGCACCATTCATCATCATTTAAtgtgcaaattatttttttaaatgtgccctGGAGCTAGGGGATTCCATCTCTAGCGTGTCGTGGCCATGGGTATTTTttgtaagaaatagaaattctgtgCTTCTAAAGAATATCTTCCTGTGGACTAGATTAGGGTCTTCAAGAAAATCCATCAAGCTGGTGTTTTGATTTTCAAGTTTTGTAGTGAGAAAAACACGAGAATTGAATGGAAATTCTCAGgcagtaaaacataaaattttgcaGTGATACGGAGCAAACGAGGGTACGATTCAAAACTACAATCAGTATGACCAGGACtgtaaaaatgtagttttttgaAGTGAGAAGATAAGCATTTAAATAATGTGGAAGCAAAAGTATGTGTTGTTATTATAAAGTGAGCAAAAAGCTAAAGGAAGAAGAATCAATCCACATACTAGGTTCAACGAGAGACATGACAGACTGCATGTTTGCCGTAAAATGGGGTGGCCAGTGAGCAAACCAGTGTAAAGTGAGGCTTTCTGTATTTTGCCGGTAGTATCTGCAATATTGTGTGACCACATCCAAGGCAACTGATCATTATGTTCCAGAAACCGGAACCCTGGCTGATTGGTGGCATGAGATGGAAATTCAGATCAGCTGTGCTGGTAGGAATTCCAAAGTCAACTGTCCACTGCAAAGGCTGTCTCTTGTTCAAGGACTGACCCAGGTTAGGGAACCCAGGACAGCTGTCCTCCCATACAGTGGCTGTGATGCAGATGGCTGCTATCCTTTAACCCAGAAGTgggtgtgtatgcacacacacacacacacacacacacacacaattattttaCACTTGAGGCAGAAATAGTCCCGTGGCCCAAAGTGAACTATGTCATGGGGCATCCTGTGTGGTGGCCAAGTCAGATGCTGCCTGttgtgattttacatttttaaaggtttaaaaagtCAAAGTTACAGCAGATGAAAATTCTATGAAGTGCAAAGCTGAGTGTTCCTAAGTAAAGGTTGGAACACAACCATATATAtacaaccatatatatatatatatatatatatatatatatatgtttatttattttgagagagcgcatgaaCACACAagaaggaggggcacagagaaggggagacagaatgccaatcctaggctctgcaccatcagaaacccagtgcggggcttgaactcacgaactgtgagatcctgagctgagctaagagtcagatgcttaaccgactgagctacccaggcgccccagctcaaTGTACTTTGCCCCATGTTATTGGGATGCcatgaattttatgtatttttgttaccAGTTAGTACCCATCAGgtcaaaacaagaaaagcagaCCTCGAATGTCACACGTAGGCTCACTGTGCAGAGTAGATTATTTTCTTATCAAATTAGATGGCACAGAATTGTGCCTGTTGGGCGGTGATGCTCCGgctgtgctttttttctcttcaccatCTTTCCTTCTCGCGGCCGCTGCAGCCACGAAGTTCAAGCTGTCAGTTTCTCTGGGTACAAAATCTACCCTGGACATGGGAGGCCCTATGCCGGGACTGAGGGGAaggttttctaatttcttaatgaaaatgCAAGTCAGCATTCCTTTCCAAGAGGAATCCTCAGCAGAGAAACTGGACTttacagaagaaacacaaaaagggacagaagaaattcaaaagaaaagaacccGCCTGTACGGTCCAATTCCAGAGGGCCGTCACTGGTGCATCTCATGCTGGTAAAATGGCCAAGAGGGGTCAGAAACCTGATGTCAGGAAGGCTCAACGAGAATAAGCCATCAGGGCTACCAAGGAAGCAAAAACGGCTAAGCAAGCACCTGTAGACAGCAACGGCGGCTGCTGAGGCTCCCACGAAGGCAGCACTTAAGCAAAAGACGGTAAAGCCTGGGAGGGTTTCTTCACCCTGAGTTGGCAGAAAACGCTAAGTTGGTggatcagattttattttattattgtttatttttttttaagtttatttattttgagagacagagcacaagcaggggaggggcagagagagaggggagagagaatcccaagcaggctcagtgctgtcagcacagagcccgatgcagagcttgatgaagagctcgatcccacgaaccgtgagatcatgacctgacgcttaactgactgagccacccgggcaccctgacagatcagatttttaaataaacatctgaCTATTAaagaatccaggggcacctggctggctcagtcagttgagggtctgacttcggctcaggtcatgatctcacgcttcgtgagttcaagccctacattggactctctgttcctcccccacttgtgcatgcacactctctctaaaaaaaaaaaaaaaaaaaaaaaaaaaaaaatatatatatatatatatatatatatatatatatatatatatattttagggttTACAGAgtttttttagagtttatatgtatatatatatatatatatatatagagagagagagagagagagagagagaaagaatgtgttgACATTGCCACACTAAGCATTTATTACAATATCCCCGGCTCACAGGAAAGCAACAGCCAGGAGAGTTAGAATACTTTGAATGGAGTATCTCAGGATATGATTTCTTGTCTAAAAAAATAAGGAGGCAGTAACTAAAGTTCCCAAGTGGCCTATTTGTTAGCCACGCAAGAAAAGCCATTTACCAATGATGAAGAAATTAAACTGTGTTTgtagatgctaaataaatgtgTCCagataaaatatgctttttaggggcgcctgggtggctcagtcggttgagcgtccgacttcagctcaggtcatgatctcacagcctgtgagttcgaaccccatgtcgggctctgtgctgacagctcagagcctggagcctgcttcggattctgtgtctccctctctctctgcccctcccctgctcatgctctgtctctctctgtctcaaaaataaatcaaaacattaaaaaaaattttttttaattaaaaaaatatgctttttaaaactattagCCTTTtctggtgcctggctggctcagtcagtacagcatgcaactcttgatcttggggttgtgagtttgagccccgcgttgggtgtagagtttatttaaaacaaatacaataaaaaataaataagactattGGCCATTCAGTGAGAACAGCTGCATGAAGAGTTAGGGAAGCAACAtcagtaaatttaaataatttttttaatgtttgtatttatttttgagacaatgagagagcatgagtggaagagaggcagagagagagggagacacagaatccgaagcaggctccaggctctgggctgtcagcacagagcccgacacggggcttgaacttgtcaaccgagaggtcatgacctgagccaaagtccgacattcaaccgacagccacccaggcaggcgtcCCACAACATCAGTAAATTTAAAAGCAAGGCAaatgatttcaaatgtttttcccGGGCTCTTGATGACTTAATCGATGTTGCCAATATTGCTCAGTTGATGATTCAAAAAGTCAATGCCAAGTTTGAAGTGCTAGAGTGACCAATTCATCCCAGTTTGCCCAGAACATTTCTAGGCTTAACACTGGAGGTCCCGTGTTGCAGAATCCTCCCTAGTTCCGGGTGAATTGGGATGATTTCTCACCCTAGAAATGACTGAAAAATTAGCCTCTTATGAGTAGTTTGTGTGCAGCAagtatatgcaaaaatattttcaaagttgagAAAAAATCAAATCAGTACAACCCGAAGTGGAATCTTCCAAGATGTGCACAACCAACGGCGGTAAAAATATGTGTGGAACAGAAAAAGGTTTTGTTGACAAACTTACAGTTTGTGAAACTGTAAGGTATTTAAAGCCTATTCACTGTATTATTCATCAGCACGTACTTATCAGGAAATACACGAACCCATCATGTGTTATTGAACCAATAGCATCCCTGACgtatttcatttattctcatgGACTCAGCAGCCATCGTCGGGTCTGGGAATTTTTGACGGAAGCTAAACATCCTGACTTGCCCTGCCACACAGAAGCTGGACGGATCAGCGGTGATAAAGTTTTCTTGAGACTTTCTGAGTTCAGGGCCAAGGTTGCAAATTTCTGAATGAAAAGAACCTCCCTTAGCCATGACTGAACACTGAATACCTTTGGAAATTAGCTTTTGCTGCAGacttgatgaattttatttttaattttttaaatgtttatttacttttgagagagagggagagcataagtcggggagaggggcacagagagagagagagagagagggagacacagaatcgtaagcaggccccaggctccgagctatcagcacagagcccgacgcagggctcaagccccaaaaccgcgagatcatgacctgagcagaagtcagacactgaaccgactgagccacccaggcacccccagacttaATGAATTAAACTTATAGTCACAAGTCAAAGCACCACCTGTACTTGAAACCTACATGGCACTTGCGTCATTTTGATGATTCACATGAATGCAAGAAATGGCACACTGCTATCTTTATGTGCTTGCTGTGTTGCCAAAAGTTCAAATGAGAAATGCTATCTCCATTCCCACACAAATTTGCAGCAGATATATTTTCAAACCTCAAACTACAGGGCCAGCAGTGTCTTTCAGACCTTGATACAAGTGCAATGGAGATGTCcatatttcaaaattcatttccttgtgggATCGCAAAGCTTCCACCCGTCAACCACAGGTGGTTAACTGAAATGTGATGAATGACATTCGAAAAGGCAAACATCAAAACGAGAAGCTAACAGAGTTCTTTCTACAAAtgacttctggggcgcctgggtggctcagtcggttaagcggccgacttcggctcaggtcatgatctcacggtccacgagttcgagccccgcatcgggctctgtgccaacagctcagagcctggagcccgtttcagattctgtgtctccctctctctctgcccctcccctgttcatgctctctctctgtctcaaaaataaataaacagtaaaaaaaaaataaaaaaaataaaaaaaaaaacaaatgccttCTAAGTGAGGGATATACTCAGAATCATGTTTGAGGATTGACATCAGCAGTTGACAGTACCTGTGTgcaaagacatttcaaaaaatgaaatacaggggcgcctggccggctcagtcggtggagcacgtgactcttaatctcagggtcatgaggtcgagcccatgttgggtatagagagtattaataaggtttaaaaaaatgaaatagacaaaaTCTCATCCCATATCGTTAACAAATGAATATTCGCACATGACTTTGATGGTAGGAAACACTAATTTCACACTTTCTGCAAAAAATTCATTCAGA from Panthera leo isolate Ple1 chromosome C1, P.leo_Ple1_pat1.1, whole genome shotgun sequence encodes the following:
- the NIFK gene encoding MKI67 FHA domain-interacting nucleolar phosphoprotein isoform X1, with translation MAVFAGPAKPFLSLNPQEEAKFQKEVAQSRRRATQRKEKEKLTPGVIYVGHLPPALYETQIRAYFSQFGTVTRFRLSRSKRTGNSKGYAFVEFASEDVAKIVAETMNNYLFGERLLKCHFIPPEKVHEELFREWHIPFKKPSFPAVKRYNQNRTLLQKLQMEERFKKKEKLLRKRLAKKGIDYDFPPLVLCKKKKRSASDTGLQKSTNSQVLSKKKKKKAPCTPGTPEQTVDSQGPTPVCTPTFLEKRKSEVAKMNVDDKDNEIVFKQPVPGVKEETQQTQTPTRSRKKRRRKGNQ
- the NIFK gene encoding MKI67 FHA domain-interacting nucleolar phosphoprotein isoform X2; translation: MPGERASCWEWNQPQRKEKEKLTPGVIYVGHLPPALYETQIRAYFSQFGTVTRFRLSRSKRTGNSKGYAFVEFASEDVAKIVAETMNNYLFGERLLKCHFIPPEKVHEELFREWHIPFKKPSFPAVKRYNQNRTLLQKLQMEERFKKKEKLLRKRLAKKGIDYDFPPLVLCKKKKRSASDTGLQKSTNSQVLSKKKKKKAPCTPGTPEQTVDSQGPTPVCTPTFLEKRKSEVAKMNVDDKDNEIVFKQPVPGVKEETQQTQTPTRSRKKRRRKGNQ